The following are from one region of the Camelus ferus isolate YT-003-E chromosome 13, BCGSAC_Cfer_1.0, whole genome shotgun sequence genome:
- the LOC102508890 gene encoding solute carrier family 35 member E2A isoform X5, with protein MSVPVKPTAPGEPALGPGEKPVGRPLLAWGSVFGHRNEKIAFGQSTGGPDEQVLTVTVTETTVIESDLGVWGARALLYLTLWFFFSFCTLFLNKYILSLLEGEPSMLGAVQMLSTTLIGCVKIFVPCCLYQHKTRLSYPPNFIMIMLFVGLMRFATVVLGLVSLKNVAVSFAETVKSSAPIFTVIMSRMILGEYTGLLVNLSLIPVMGGLALCTATEISFNVLGFSAALSTNIMDCLQNVFSKKLLSGDKYRLSAAELQFYTSAAAVAMLVPAWVFFMLGCWISRQLCNSLRSDRSCGVHRTSSAQGPAFSASSPCCSLPRVSPRTPSWGGSPP; from the exons ATGTCGGTGCCAGTGAAACCCACTGCGCCGGGGGAGccggccctgggccctggggagaagCCAGTGGGGCGGCCACTTCTGGCCTGGGGCTCCGTGTTCGGCCACCGGAACGAGAAGATTGCATTCGGCCAGAGCACTGGCGGCCCCGACGAGCAGGTGCTCACGGTCACCGTCACGGAGACCACTGTCATCGAGTCGGACCTGGGCGTGTGGGGCGCCCGGGCCCTGCTCTACCTCACGCTCTGGTTCTTCTTCAGCTTCTGCACCCTGTTCCTCAACAAGTACATCCTGTCGCTGCTGGAAGGGGAGCCCAGCATGCTCG GGGCCGTGCAGATGCTCTCGACCACACTAATCGGCTGCGTTAAGATATTCGTTCCCTGCTGCTTGTATCAGCACAAAACCCGGCTCTCTTACCCACCCAACTTCATCATGATCATgctctttgtgggtctgatgaG GTTTGCCACAGTGGTCTTGGGCCTGGTCAGCTTGAAGAACGTGGCGGTGTCATTTGCGGAGACGGTGAAGAGCTCAGCTCCCATCTTCACCGTGATCATGTCGCGGATGATCTTGGGGGAATACACCG GGCTGCTGGTCAACCTGTCCCTCATTCCTGTCATGGGCGGGCTGGCACTCTGCACGGCCACCGAGATAAGCTTCAATGTCCTGGGGTTTTCGGCCGCCCTGTCCACCAACATCATGGACTG ttTGCAAAATGTTTTTTCCAAAAAGCTCCTCAGCGGGGACAAATACAGGTTGTC GGCCGCGGAGCTGCAGTTCTACACCAGTGCGGCAGCCGTGGCCATGCTGGTCCCTGCTTGGGTCTTCTTCATG TTGGGCTGCTGGATCTCACGGCAATTGTGCAATTCTTTGAGGAGCGACCGCAGCTGTGGCGTTCACcgcaccagcagtgcacaaggtcCTGCCTTCTCCGCCTCCTCGCCGTGCTGCTCACTTCCTAG AGTGTCACCGCGTACGCCCTCATGGGGAGGATCTCCCCCGTGA
- the LOC102508890 gene encoding solute carrier family 35 member E2B isoform X3 yields the protein MSVPVKPTAPGEPALGPGEKPVGRPLLAWGSVFGHRNEKIAFGQSTGGPDEQVLTVTVTETTVIESDLGVWGARALLYLTLWFFFSFCTLFLNKYILSLLEGEPSMLGAVQMLSTTLIGCVKIFVPCCLYQHKTRLSYPPNFIMIMLFVGLMRFATVVLGLVSLKNVAVSFAETVKSSAPIFTVIMSRMILGEYTGLLVNLSLIPVMGGLALCTATEISFNVLGFSAALSTNIMDCLQNVFSKKLLSGDKYRLSAAELQFYTSAAAVAMLVPAWVFFMDLPVLGRSGKSFTYNQDVALLLLTDGLLFHLQSVTAYALMGRISPVTFSVASTVKHALSIWLSVIVFGNRVTSLSAVGTVLVTAGVLLYNKAKQQQREAMQSLAAAATQAPGDDAEPLLPQDPRPHP from the exons ATGTCGGTGCCAGTGAAACCCACTGCGCCGGGGGAGccggccctgggccctggggagaagCCAGTGGGGCGGCCACTTCTGGCCTGGGGCTCCGTGTTCGGCCACCGGAACGAGAAGATTGCATTCGGCCAGAGCACTGGCGGCCCCGACGAGCAGGTGCTCACGGTCACCGTCACGGAGACCACTGTCATCGAGTCGGACCTGGGCGTGTGGGGCGCCCGGGCCCTGCTCTACCTCACGCTCTGGTTCTTCTTCAGCTTCTGCACCCTGTTCCTCAACAAGTACATCCTGTCGCTGCTGGAAGGGGAGCCCAGCATGCTCG GGGCCGTGCAGATGCTCTCGACCACACTAATCGGCTGCGTTAAGATATTCGTTCCCTGCTGCTTGTATCAGCACAAAACCCGGCTCTCTTACCCACCCAACTTCATCATGATCATgctctttgtgggtctgatgaG GTTTGCCACAGTGGTCTTGGGCCTGGTCAGCTTGAAGAACGTGGCGGTGTCATTTGCGGAGACGGTGAAGAGCTCAGCTCCCATCTTCACCGTGATCATGTCGCGGATGATCTTGGGGGAATACACCG GGCTGCTGGTCAACCTGTCCCTCATTCCTGTCATGGGCGGGCTGGCACTCTGCACGGCCACCGAGATAAGCTTCAATGTCCTGGGGTTTTCGGCCGCCCTGTCCACCAACATCATGGACTG ttTGCAAAATGTTTTTTCCAAAAAGCTCCTCAGCGGGGACAAATACAGGTTGTC GGCCGCGGAGCTGCAGTTCTACACCAGTGCGGCAGCCGTGGCCATGCTGGTCCCTGCTTGGGTCTTCTTCATG GACCTGCCCGTGCTCGGGAGGAGTGGGAAGAGCTTCACTTACAACCAGGACGTggcgctgctgctgctgacaGATGGCCTCCTCTTCCACCTGCAGAGTGTCACCGCGTACGCCCTCATGGGGAGGATCTCCCCCGTGACCTTCAG CGTTGCTAGCACCGTCAAGCATGCCCTGTCCATCTGGCTCAGCGTCATCGTGTTTGGCAACAGAGTCACCAGCCTGTCAGCAGTGGGCACGGTGCTGGTGACGGCCGGTGTCCTGCTCTACAACAAGGCCAAGCAGCAGCAGCGGGAGGCCATGCAGAGTCTGGCGGCGGCCGCCACCCAGGCCCCCGGGGACGACGCCGAGCCGCTGctcccccaggaccccaggccaCACCCCTGA
- the LOC102508890 gene encoding solute carrier family 35 member E2A isoform X1 produces MSVPVKPTAPGEPALGPGEKPVGRPLLAWGSVFGHRNEKIAFGQSTGGPDEQVLTVTVTETTVIESDLGVWGARALLYLTLWFFFSFCTLFLNKYILSLLEGEPSMLGAVQMLSTTLIGCVKIFVPCCLYQHKTRLSYPPNFIMIMLFVGLMRFATVVLGLVSLKNVAVSFAETVKSSAPIFTVIMSRMILGEYTGLLVNLSLIPVMGGLALCTATEISFNVLGFSAALSTNIMDCLQNVFSKKLLSGDKYRLSAAELQFYTSAAAVAMLVPAWVFFMDLPVLGRSGKSFTYNQDVALLLLTDGLLFHLQSVTAYALMGRISPVTFRLEQPHVAIGSPLDSLALKRRGELKASLVPSPFCSGTDLTKRDRTTGALLVTNREEQGDVASRPRRGSAGLCPSASEPSQAEGSREEASSRPQSPGSRCPSLHGANAIRLAPAIPCLEPEQPDCQGHWKPTVGTAGLPMSV; encoded by the exons ATGTCGGTGCCAGTGAAACCCACTGCGCCGGGGGAGccggccctgggccctggggagaagCCAGTGGGGCGGCCACTTCTGGCCTGGGGCTCCGTGTTCGGCCACCGGAACGAGAAGATTGCATTCGGCCAGAGCACTGGCGGCCCCGACGAGCAGGTGCTCACGGTCACCGTCACGGAGACCACTGTCATCGAGTCGGACCTGGGCGTGTGGGGCGCCCGGGCCCTGCTCTACCTCACGCTCTGGTTCTTCTTCAGCTTCTGCACCCTGTTCCTCAACAAGTACATCCTGTCGCTGCTGGAAGGGGAGCCCAGCATGCTCG GGGCCGTGCAGATGCTCTCGACCACACTAATCGGCTGCGTTAAGATATTCGTTCCCTGCTGCTTGTATCAGCACAAAACCCGGCTCTCTTACCCACCCAACTTCATCATGATCATgctctttgtgggtctgatgaG GTTTGCCACAGTGGTCTTGGGCCTGGTCAGCTTGAAGAACGTGGCGGTGTCATTTGCGGAGACGGTGAAGAGCTCAGCTCCCATCTTCACCGTGATCATGTCGCGGATGATCTTGGGGGAATACACCG GGCTGCTGGTCAACCTGTCCCTCATTCCTGTCATGGGCGGGCTGGCACTCTGCACGGCCACCGAGATAAGCTTCAATGTCCTGGGGTTTTCGGCCGCCCTGTCCACCAACATCATGGACTG ttTGCAAAATGTTTTTTCCAAAAAGCTCCTCAGCGGGGACAAATACAGGTTGTC GGCCGCGGAGCTGCAGTTCTACACCAGTGCGGCAGCCGTGGCCATGCTGGTCCCTGCTTGGGTCTTCTTCATG GACCTGCCCGTGCTCGGGAGGAGTGGGAAGAGCTTCACTTACAACCAGGACGTggcgctgctgctgctgacaGATGGCCTCCTCTTCCACCTGCAGAGTGTCACCGCGTACGCCCTCATGGGGAGGATCTCCCCCGTGACCTTCAG ACTAGAGCAGCCGCATGTGGCCATCGGCTCCCCATTGGACAGCCTGGCTCTGAAACGGAGAGGTGAGCTGAAGGCCTCCTTAGTGCCTTCCCCCTTCTGCAGCGGGACGGATTTAACGAAGCGTGATCGCACGACTGGGGCGCTTTTGGTGACAAATAGGGAGGAGCAAGGAGACGTGGCCAGCAGGCCCCGCCGTGGGTCAGCAGGCCTTTGTCCTTCAGCTTCAGAACCATCCCAAGCtgaaggcagcagggaggaggcatCAAGCCGGCCTCAGTCCCCAGGCAGCCGGTGCCCCTCCCTCCACGGAGCCAATGCCATCCGCCTGGCCCCCGCCATCCCGTGTCTGGAGCCCGAGCAGCCTGATTGCCAAGGGCACTGGAAGCCCACAGTGGGCACTGCCGGGCTCCCCATGTCAGTGTGA
- the LOC102508890 gene encoding solute carrier family 35 member E2A isoform X4 yields MSVPVKPTAPGEPALGPGEKPVGRPLLAWGSVFGHRNEKIAFGQSTGGPDEQVLTVTVTETTVIESDLGVWGARALLYLTLWFFFSFCTLFLNKYILSLLEGEPSMLGAVQMLSTTLIGCVKIFVPCCLYQHKTRLSYPPNFIMIMLFVGLMRFATVVLGLVSLKNVAVSFAETVKSSAPIFTVIMSRMILGEYTGLLVNLSLIPVMGGLALCTATEISFNVLGFSAALSTNIMDCLQNVFSKKLLSGDKYRLSAAELQFYTSAAAVAMLVPAWVFFMSVTAYALMGRISPVTFSVASTVKHALSIWLSVIVFGNRVTSLSAVGTVLVTAGVLLYNKAKQQQREAMQSLAAAATQAPGDDAEPLLPQDPRPHP; encoded by the exons ATGTCGGTGCCAGTGAAACCCACTGCGCCGGGGGAGccggccctgggccctggggagaagCCAGTGGGGCGGCCACTTCTGGCCTGGGGCTCCGTGTTCGGCCACCGGAACGAGAAGATTGCATTCGGCCAGAGCACTGGCGGCCCCGACGAGCAGGTGCTCACGGTCACCGTCACGGAGACCACTGTCATCGAGTCGGACCTGGGCGTGTGGGGCGCCCGGGCCCTGCTCTACCTCACGCTCTGGTTCTTCTTCAGCTTCTGCACCCTGTTCCTCAACAAGTACATCCTGTCGCTGCTGGAAGGGGAGCCCAGCATGCTCG GGGCCGTGCAGATGCTCTCGACCACACTAATCGGCTGCGTTAAGATATTCGTTCCCTGCTGCTTGTATCAGCACAAAACCCGGCTCTCTTACCCACCCAACTTCATCATGATCATgctctttgtgggtctgatgaG GTTTGCCACAGTGGTCTTGGGCCTGGTCAGCTTGAAGAACGTGGCGGTGTCATTTGCGGAGACGGTGAAGAGCTCAGCTCCCATCTTCACCGTGATCATGTCGCGGATGATCTTGGGGGAATACACCG GGCTGCTGGTCAACCTGTCCCTCATTCCTGTCATGGGCGGGCTGGCACTCTGCACGGCCACCGAGATAAGCTTCAATGTCCTGGGGTTTTCGGCCGCCCTGTCCACCAACATCATGGACTG ttTGCAAAATGTTTTTTCCAAAAAGCTCCTCAGCGGGGACAAATACAGGTTGTC GGCCGCGGAGCTGCAGTTCTACACCAGTGCGGCAGCCGTGGCCATGCTGGTCCCTGCTTGGGTCTTCTTCATG AGTGTCACCGCGTACGCCCTCATGGGGAGGATCTCCCCCGTGACCTTCAG CGTTGCTAGCACCGTCAAGCATGCCCTGTCCATCTGGCTCAGCGTCATCGTGTTTGGCAACAGAGTCACCAGCCTGTCAGCAGTGGGCACGGTGCTGGTGACGGCCGGTGTCCTGCTCTACAACAAGGCCAAGCAGCAGCAGCGGGAGGCCATGCAGAGTCTGGCGGCGGCCGCCACCCAGGCCCCCGGGGACGACGCCGAGCCGCTGctcccccaggaccccaggccaCACCCCTGA
- the LOC102508890 gene encoding solute carrier family 35 member E2A isoform X2, whose product MSVPVKPTAPGEPALGPGEKPVGRPLLAWGSVFGHRNEKIAFGQSTGGPDEQVLTVTVTETTVIESDLGVWGARALLYLTLWFFFSFCTLFLNKYILSLLEGEPSMLGAVQMLSTTLIGCVKIFVPCCLYQHKTRLSYPPNFIMIMLFVGLMRFATVVLGLVSLKNVAVSFAETVKSSAPIFTVIMSRMILGEYTGLLVNLSLIPVMGGLALCTATEISFNVLGFSAALSTNIMDCLQNVFSKKLLSGDKYRLSAAELQFYTSAAAVAMLVPAWVFFMSVTAYALMGRISPVTFRLEQPHVAIGSPLDSLALKRRGELKASLVPSPFCSGTDLTKRDRTTGALLVTNREEQGDVASRPRRGSAGLCPSASEPSQAEGSREEASSRPQSPGSRCPSLHGANAIRLAPAIPCLEPEQPDCQGHWKPTVGTAGLPMSV is encoded by the exons ATGTCGGTGCCAGTGAAACCCACTGCGCCGGGGGAGccggccctgggccctggggagaagCCAGTGGGGCGGCCACTTCTGGCCTGGGGCTCCGTGTTCGGCCACCGGAACGAGAAGATTGCATTCGGCCAGAGCACTGGCGGCCCCGACGAGCAGGTGCTCACGGTCACCGTCACGGAGACCACTGTCATCGAGTCGGACCTGGGCGTGTGGGGCGCCCGGGCCCTGCTCTACCTCACGCTCTGGTTCTTCTTCAGCTTCTGCACCCTGTTCCTCAACAAGTACATCCTGTCGCTGCTGGAAGGGGAGCCCAGCATGCTCG GGGCCGTGCAGATGCTCTCGACCACACTAATCGGCTGCGTTAAGATATTCGTTCCCTGCTGCTTGTATCAGCACAAAACCCGGCTCTCTTACCCACCCAACTTCATCATGATCATgctctttgtgggtctgatgaG GTTTGCCACAGTGGTCTTGGGCCTGGTCAGCTTGAAGAACGTGGCGGTGTCATTTGCGGAGACGGTGAAGAGCTCAGCTCCCATCTTCACCGTGATCATGTCGCGGATGATCTTGGGGGAATACACCG GGCTGCTGGTCAACCTGTCCCTCATTCCTGTCATGGGCGGGCTGGCACTCTGCACGGCCACCGAGATAAGCTTCAATGTCCTGGGGTTTTCGGCCGCCCTGTCCACCAACATCATGGACTG ttTGCAAAATGTTTTTTCCAAAAAGCTCCTCAGCGGGGACAAATACAGGTTGTC GGCCGCGGAGCTGCAGTTCTACACCAGTGCGGCAGCCGTGGCCATGCTGGTCCCTGCTTGGGTCTTCTTCATG AGTGTCACCGCGTACGCCCTCATGGGGAGGATCTCCCCCGTGACCTTCAG ACTAGAGCAGCCGCATGTGGCCATCGGCTCCCCATTGGACAGCCTGGCTCTGAAACGGAGAGGTGAGCTGAAGGCCTCCTTAGTGCCTTCCCCCTTCTGCAGCGGGACGGATTTAACGAAGCGTGATCGCACGACTGGGGCGCTTTTGGTGACAAATAGGGAGGAGCAAGGAGACGTGGCCAGCAGGCCCCGCCGTGGGTCAGCAGGCCTTTGTCCTTCAGCTTCAGAACCATCCCAAGCtgaaggcagcagggaggaggcatCAAGCCGGCCTCAGTCCCCAGGCAGCCGGTGCCCCTCCCTCCACGGAGCCAATGCCATCCGCCTGGCCCCCGCCATCCCGTGTCTGGAGCCCGAGCAGCCTGATTGCCAAGGGCACTGGAAGCCCACAGTGGGCACTGCCGGGCTCCCCATGTCAGTGTGA